The proteins below are encoded in one region of Balaenoptera ricei isolate mBalRic1 chromosome 6, mBalRic1.hap2, whole genome shotgun sequence:
- the SOHLH1 gene encoding spermatogenesis- and oogenesis-specific basic helix-loop-helix-containing protein 1, whose protein sequence is MSITASGLRGRFLGSRSPALLSFLGSGPFLFATQLCCEDLGQGSGQAKAPAVAKGPVSCLPRNVLSERERRKRISLSCERLRALLPQFDGRLEDMASVLEMSVQFLQLASALVPGWEKQAETWHTRQKDVLQLALASQTPAGAPDPGVGTSSVTMQWASPSCAAAGVDDEPPSLVPRSPGLSPSKALRPPPLWSPRSRQPPSPLVSEESQSCLGQAGSPAQGTDKAITLDARSVSGCDAEDGSSFLLTASPDWWLGSLEGRGSSVPSRVPARSSPLDKAEPSFLGDHEPGSQDPPDGPLEPWSSDVSCPSSALRDEVDSIFPDFFAY, encoded by the exons ATGTCCATCACCGCCTCGGGGCTCCGGGGGCGTTTTCTGGGATCCCGGAGCCCGGCGCTCTTGTCTTTTCTCGGCAGCGGCCCTTTCCTGTTTGCTACCCAGTTATGCTGCGAGGATCTCGGCCAGGGTTCAGGCCAGGCCAAGGCCCCTGCGGTGGCGAAGGGTCCAGTCTCCTGCCTCCCGCGGAACGTGCTCAGCGAGAGGGAGCGCAG GAAGCGGATCTCCTTGAGCTGTGAGCGCCTGCGGGCCCTGCTGCCCCAGTTCGACGGCCGGCTGGAGGACATGGCCTCGGTCCTGGAGATGTCGGTGCAGTTCCTCCAGCTCGCCAGCGCCCTGGTGCCTGGCTGGGAGAAGCAGGCT GAGACGTGGCACACGCGGCAGAAGGACGTGTTGCAGCTGGCCCTGGCGAGTCAGACCCCAGCAGGTGCCCCGGACCCCGGCGTGGGAACGTCCAGCGTGACCAT GCAGTGGGCCTCCCCGAGCTGTGCCGCTGCGGGTGTGGACGATG AGCCGCCCAGCCTGGTCCCCCGGTCTCCAGGCCTGAGTCCCTCCAAGGCGCTGAGGCCGCCCCCGCTGTGGTCTCCCCGCTCGCGGCAGCCACCCTCGCCGCtggtgagcgaagagtctcagaGCTGCTTGGGCCAGGCTGGGTCCCCAGCTCAAGGGACTGACAAGGCCATAACGCTGGATGCCAG GTCTGTGTCGGGATGTGATGCCGAAGACGGGTCGTCCTTTCTGTTGACTGCGAGTCCCGACTGGTGGCTGG GGTccctggagggcagaggcagTAGTGTCCCTTCTCGGGTCCCCGCCAGGAGCAGCCCGCTGGACAAGGCAGAGCCCAGCTTCCTGGGCGACCATGAGCCCGGCTCCCAGGATCCCCCAGACGGGCCCCTGGAGCCATGGAGCTCAGACGTGAGCTGCCCCAGCTCGGCCCTGCGGGACGAGGTAGACAGCATCTTCCCCGACTTTTTTGCTTACTGA